The proteins below come from a single Dermacentor albipictus isolate Rhodes 1998 colony chromosome 7, USDA_Dalb.pri_finalv2, whole genome shotgun sequence genomic window:
- the tko gene encoding small ribosomal subunit protein uS12m gives MNSLRSLGNAFAQMTLHATKPSRSLSFCATTAWQGSLSTPYSRQSSNSPAATTLQIQRPSLPTIQPVRHKFFVRFKGNPHHDGLIYDPILEKVHAGGIPPPKKKRRHPLDSKPFMKGVVIKTLIKKPKKPNSANRKCVLVRLSNGKEATAYVPGVGHNLQEHSVVLVYRSRTKDVPGLKLKVVRGKYDCAHVIRKPQSGS, from the exons ATGAATAGTCTACGAAGCCTCGGAAACGCATTCGCGCAGATGACTCTCCACGCAACCAAGCCGTCTCGGA GCCTCTCCTTTTGTGCCACCACTGCGTGGCAGGGAAGCCTGTCAACTCCTTACTCTAGGCAGTCGTCAAACTCTCCTGCTGCCACGACGCTCCAAATCCAGAGGCCGAGCCTTCCAACCATACAGCCTGTGCGTCACAAGTTCTTCGTCAGGTTCAAGGGCAACCCCCACCACGACGGCCTCATTTACGACCCGATCCTGGAGAAGGTTCACGCCGGAGGCATCCCGCCGCCCAAGAAGAAGAGGCGCCATCCACTGGACAGCAAACCCTTCATGAAGGGCGTCGTGATCAAGACACTTATAAAGAAGCCGAAGAAACCCAACTCGGCCAACCGCAAATGCGTGCTCGTGCGTCTCTCCAACGGCAAGGAGGCGACAGCCTACGTGCCTGGCGTGGGACACAACCTGCAGGAACACAGCGTCGTCTTGGTCTACAGGTCTCGGACAAAGGACGTTCCGGGTCTCAAGCTCAAGGTGGTGCGTGGGAAGTACGATTGTGCTCATGTGATCAGGAAACCTCAGTCGGGATCGTGA